The following coding sequences lie in one Lolium perenne isolate Kyuss_39 chromosome 2, Kyuss_2.0, whole genome shotgun sequence genomic window:
- the LOC127336989 gene encoding BTB/POZ domain-containing protein At5g03250-like, protein MAATTRVLGSKSPDCFQYRDPNSWICLTELASDVVVEVGEVSFNLHKFPLINRSSTLQKLITESSSTATTTSDDGKPCTLHLDDLPGGPIAFELAAKFCYDVRFELNAANVVPLRCAAEHLGMAGEGNLVDHAESYFHRDVLSSWDATVRALQACDGADGEVLPLAEDLLLVPRCIESLASKACTDPTLFGWPMVENYTARSSVDGAAAPPVMWNGISTSGKPRSPGAGWWYRQASSLRLPVYKRLISEMRSRGMSPEGIAGSLTHYARRHLSGLNRRDAVSGDASDTAAAPSDDVVGEQRVLLEEIVALLPAEKGVTATRFLLGMLRTATVLHAGPACRDVLEARAGEQLEEATLEDLLIPNTGYSSETLYDVDCVLRMLEQFLLSNTTAYGADGRSPEITADEVPSGELMPASTVARLVDGYLAEVGTDASLKSTKFQQIAALVPDYARSLDDGLYRAIDIFLKAHPWLTESEKEQLCRLMNCQKLSLEACTHAAQNERLPLRVVVQVLFFEQLRLRTTMARWFFVADNNAVVDQGSPSSRQKSCDELDFTAASEDNNYDDDEVLVYTPGNSDQQESAMSVEEIRQRVVELEDECSGMRQEMHRLGKPKGALGRLFRKLGIGGGGRPSQQQPRLPSSGAEKRSRFLDLGC, encoded by the exons atggcggcgacgacgagggtgCTCGGATCCAAATCGCCAGACTGCTTCCAGTACCGAGACCCTAATTCCTG GATTTGCTTGACTGAGCTTGCAAGCGATGTGGTCGTCGAGGTAGGAGAAGTGTCTTTCAATCTCCACAAG TTCCCGCTGATCAACCGCAGCAGCACGCTGCAGAAGCTCATCACCGAGTCCTCCTCCACCGCCaccacaacctccgacgacggcaAGCCGTGCACCTTGCACCTCGACGACCTCCCGGGCGGCCCGATCGCCTTCGAGCTCGCGGCCAAGTTCTGCTATGACGTCCGGTTCGAGCTCAACGCCGCCAACGTCGTCCCTCTGCGCTGCGCCGCCGAGCACCTCGGCATGGCCGGCGAGGGAAACCTCGTCGACCACGCGGAGTCCTACTTCCACCGCGACGTGCTGAGCAGCTGGGACGCCACGGTACGCGCGCTGCAGGCCTGCGACGGCGCCGACGGCGAGGTGCTCCCgctcgccgaggacctcctcctcGTGCCCCGGTGCATCGAGTCGCTGGCGAGCAAGGCGTGCACTGACCCGACCCTCTTCGGCTGGCCCATGGTCGAGAACTACACCGCGAGGAGTAGCGTCGACGGGGCCGCGGCGCCGCCGGTGATGTGGAACGGGATCAGCACCTCCGGGAAGCCCCGGTCGCCGGGCGCCGGGTGGTGGTACAGGCAGGCGTCGTCGCTGCGGCTGCCGGTGTACAAGCGGCTCATCTCGGAGATGCGGTCCAGGGGCATGAGCCCCGAGGGCATCGCCGGCTCGCTCACGCACTACGCCAGGCGGCACCTTTCCGGGCTGAACCGGCGCGACGCAGTCAGCGGCGACGCGTCGGACACGGCGGCCGCGCCCTCGGACGACGTCGTCGGCGAGCAGCGGGTACTCCTGGAGGAGATCGTGGCGCTGCTCCCCGCCGAGAAGGGCGTAACCGCGACGAGGTTCCTGCTCGGCATGCTCCGCACGGCGACGGTCCTGCACGCTGGCCCGGCGTGCCGGGACGTGCTGGAGGCGCGCGCCGGCGAGCAGCTGGAGGAGGCGACGCTGGAGGACCTCCTGATCCCCAACACCGGGTACTCCTCGGAGACGCTCTACGACGTGGACTGCGTGCTGCGGATGCTGGAGCAGTTCCTGCTGTCGAACACGACGGCGTACGGCGCCGACGGCCGCTCGCCGGAGATCACGGCGGACGAGGTCCCTTCCGGCGAGCTCATGCCTGCCAGCACCGTGGCCAGGCTCGTCGACGGGTACCTCGCCGAGGTCGGCACGGACGCCAGCCTCAAGTCCACCAAGTTCCAGCAGATCGCCGCGCTCGTCCCGGACTACGCCCGCTCCCTCGACGACGGCCTCTACCGCGCCATCGACATCTTCCTCAAG GCGCACCCGTGGCTGACGGAGTCGGAGAAGGAGCAGCTGTGCCGGCTGATGAACTGCCAGAAGCTGTCGCTGGAGGCGTGCACGCACGCGGCGCAGAACGAGCGGCTGCCGCTgcgggtggtggtgcaggtgctcttCTTCGAGCAGCTGCGGCTGCGCACCACGATGGCCCGCTGGTTCTTCGTCGCCGACAACAATGCCGTCGTCGACCAGGGCTCCCCAAGCTCCCGCCAGAAGAGCTGCGACGAGCTCGACTTCACTGCGGCGTCGGAAGACAATAACTACGATGACGACGAGGTCCTGGTGTACACGCCCGGTAACAGCGATCAGCAGGAGTCGGCGATGAGCGTGGAGGAAAtcaggcagagggtggtcgagctggaggacgagtgcTCCGGCATGCGGCAGGAGATGCACCGGCTCGGGAAGCCCAAGGGCGCGCTGGGCAGGCTGTTCAGGAAGctcgggatcggcggcggcggcaggccgTCGCAGCAGCAGCCGCGGCTGCCGAGCTCCGGCGCCGAGAAACGCAGCAGGTTCTTGGATTTGGGGTGTTGA
- the LOC127336990 gene encoding MICOS complex subunit MIC60, mitochondrial has protein sequence MLRRSVRDLYSLRARTRIPRPISSEVQSPTFLQSRRNSSKASQQSSAQNPVPKPQEEPPQSGSKVSKLLLGTVVVGAAAVAAHQAGYIDLQFKDKKLPSTIRDPNFTKMYENLKSPFEQKVDQKQTMSDPNNGIAQETPKDLPTKEVNAAESPAAVEQPTPAEEKETETLTQVQDKQESDAKLPSQDTLSFHAKPNVVNDKAASEVAPGQSDKIDSTVSHLQSSPSMAGPSHDSHADTDAPKDTFAAGAGEQKSLAETYLLREEPGITKDVSAKETRSDGVVDGVKASDDGKIMLDVIEAIHAAEKKQADADAYKYSEEKRKLKEKYETQLKDTRARELMRMEEVAILDKELKKEKDKAAAAIKELKEKSEKKLVEELQQKDEEASQEVEKVKELAKAELAAALAKEKASQIEQIAEANLNIDALCMAFYARSEEARQSHSVHKLALGTLALEEALSSGSPIRTEVDILRKSLEGIDKDSLLELALSSLPEDVLEYGSDTRMELKQKFNSLKETIRHFSLIPSGGGGILTHAVAHVASTIKIKEDQSGDGIESLISRVENLIVAGDLSAAADALTGGLQGTEAEEIASEWVNQAKKRAIAEQTLALLHSYASSITFS, from the exons ATGTTGCGCAG GAGCGTGCGAGATCTGTACTCGCTGCGGGCCCGCACGAGGATCCCTAGACCGATCTCCAGCGAG GTCCAAAGTCCAACATTCCTTCAATCCAGAagaaactcatcaaaagcatctcAACAGAGTTCGGCACAGAATCCTGTCCCGAAACCTCAAGAAGAACCTCCTCAGTCTGGAAGCAAGGTTTCAAAGCTTCTGCTTGGAACTGTGGTGGTTGGTGCTGCTGCTGTGGCTGCTCATCAAGCTGGCTACATAGATCTTCAGTTTAAGGATAAAAAATTGCCTTCGACCATCAGGGATCCAAATTTCACAAAGATGTATGAAAATCTGAAGTCCCCTTTTGAACAAAAGGTTGATCAGAAACAGACCATGTCAGATCCAAACAATGGCATTGCTCAGGAAACACCTAAGGACCTTCCAACTAAAGAGGTCAATGCAGCAGAGAGTCCAGCTGCTGTTGAGCAGCCTACTCCCGCAGAAGAGAAAGAAACAGAAACTCTCACCCAAGTTCAAGATAAGCAAGAGTCTGATGCTAAATTGCCATCTCAAGATACTCTCTCTTTTCATGCAAAGCCAAATGTCGTTAATGATAAGGCAGCCAGTGAAGTTGCTCCAGGACAATCTGACAAGATAGACAGCACAGTTTCTCATTTGCAATCAAGCCCGTCAATGGCTGGTCCATCCCATGATTCGCACGCAGATACGGATGCACCAAAG GATACATTCGCTGCTGGTGCAGGTGAACAGAAATCTCTTGCTGAGACATATTTACTACGGGAGGAACCTGGCATTACTAAAGATGTG AGTGCTAAGGAGACTAGAAGTGATGGCGTTGTTGATGGTGTAAAAGCTTCTGATGATGGGAAAATTATGCTTGATGTTATAGAGGCTATTCATGCTGCTGAAAAAAAGCAGGCAGATGCAGATGCTTACAAGTATTCTGAAGAGAAAAGGAAGTTGAAG GAGAAATACGAAACACAGCTGAAGGACACCAGGGCTCGGGAGCTTATGCGCATGGAGGAGGTAGCAATTCTGGATAAG GAACTGAAGAAAGAGAAAGACAAGGCTGCTGCGGCGATTAAAGAACTTAaggaaaaatctgaaaaaaaactGGTGGAGGAGCTGCAACAGAAG GATGAGGAAGCAAGTCAAGAAGTTGAGAAGGTGAAGGAGTTGGCAAAAGCTGAACTGGCTGCAGCTCTCGCAAAAGAGAAAGCATCCCAGATCGAACAGATTGCTGAAGCAAATCTCAAT ATAGATGCTTTGTGCATGGCATTCTATGCACGGTCCGAAGAAGCTCGTCAGAGTCATTCAGTTCATAAGCTTGCTCTA GGCACTCTTGCTCTAGAAGAAGCTCTATCCAGTGGCTCACCAATCCGGACAGAGGTGGATATTTTGCGTAAATCTCTTGAAGGCATTGACAAAGATTCACTCTTAGAATTGGCTCTTTCATCGCTCCCAGAAGATGTTCTCGAGTATGGATCAGATACCCGAATGGAGTTAAAACAAAAG TTCAATTCCTTGAAGGAAACAATCAGACATTTCAGCCTTATACCATCAGGTGGCGGTGGCATCCTGACACATGCTGTTGCTCATGTCGCTTCTACCATCAAG ATCAAAGAGGATCAATCTGGAGATGGTATCGAGTCCCTTATAAGCAGAGTGGAGAACTTGATTGTAGCTGGAGACTTGAGTGCAGCGGCGGATGCTCTGACAGGAGGGCTGCAAGGGACTGAAGCAGAGGAAATTGCTTCCGAGTGGGTGAACCAAGCAAAGAAACGTGCAATAGCAGAGCAGACCCTTGCGCTGCTTCACTCGTATGCCTCTTCGATTACATTTTCGTGA
- the LOC127336988 gene encoding protein ACCELERATED CELL DEATH 6, with protein MMLPELLMAARSGDIKLLGDLLNGEDDAAAALAGPVVVDVLEGSLPVRRDPTLPALPAAMAAALSGVTSRGDSVLHVVAASGDGQEFLQCAELICNKASNLVRDSCNRNGDTPLHCAARAGNVSMVSHLISLVRRDHGAVAAKALLRKQNKNGETVLHEAVRLATDGDLVKLLMSADPELARVPETGTSPLYLAISLGLDGTAQLLHDTDGGLSYSGPDGQSALHAAVLKGKGMTKMLLEWNKDLAKQADGVGDTPLHVAASVERSGMETVLGSSFWFFFSSSMCGMTELLVGANISCVYQPDQDGSFPIHVAASMGRLNVIKILLDKCPDCAALLDGKARTFLHVAVLKKRQNIVAFACKDPGLASILNMRDDDLNTVLHLAVYSGDLHSFGYLICNTKVLLDLANSKGHTPLDVSECVVNHTGIHYGSNAQSWIRRLLASTTKGGCNSGRQDRFRKAHVPRLDYAEESRKMTDSTQYLGISSVLIVTITFAAAFAPPGGYRQDDHPNAGAATLAGSYAFDAFVISNTMAFICSSLATFGLMYSGMTAIDLGIRAWYFTGSLILLRSSVRSLGAAFAVGIYLALAPVARVTAVMVCVITSALVLFGNRYTVHTVTQTVSLHLRLGTRRACMGLAVTVLVNILFEYWSYIIIFGLPACIKYHNGN; from the exons ATGATGCTTCCCGAGCTGCTTATGGCCGCACGCAGCGGCGACATTAAGCTTTTGGGCGACCTCCTAAACGGGGAAGACGATGCAGCAGCAGCACTGGCAGGTCCGGTCGTGGTGGACGTGCTTGAGGGAAGCCTCCCTGTCCGGCGGGATCCTACATTGCCGGCGCTGCCGGCAGCTATGGCGGCGGCCCTCTCCGGAGTCACATCTCGGGGTGACTCCGTCCTCCACGTGGTTGCAGCATCTGGGGACGGCCAGGAGTTTCTGCAGTGCGCGGAGCTCATATGCAACAAGGCCAGTAACCTTGTCCGCGACAGCTGCAACAGGAACGGCGACACGCCCTTGCATTGCGCTGCAAGGGCGGGCAATGTGTCAATGGTCTCGCACCTCATTTCTTTGGTTCGACGAGACCATGGCGCGGTCGCTGCCAAAGCATTGCTGAGGAAGCAGAACAAGAATGGGGAGACCGTCTTGCACGAGGCAGTCCGATTGGCCACGGACGGTGACCTTGTCAAGCTCCTCATGTCGGCGGATCCAGAGCTGGCCCGAGTTCCGGAGACTGGAACCTCACCGTTGTACCTAGCCATCTCGTTAGGCCTTGACGGCACGGCGCAGTTGCTTCATGACACAGATGGTGGCCTTTCATACTCTGGCCCAGACGGGCAGAGCGCTTTGCATGCTGCAGTTCTCAAAGGCAAAG GGATGACAAAGATGTTGTTAGAATGGAACAAGGATCTGGCAAAGCAAGCggatggagttggggacacacctCTTCACGTTGCTGCTTCGGTGGAACGTTCAGGAATGGAGACCGTACTTGGGTCTTCGTtttggtttttcttctcctcgagTATGTGCGGCATGACCGAACTTCTCGTGGGTGCCAACATATCTTGTGTATACCAGCCGGATCAAGACGGCTCCTTCCCTATTCATGTGGCTGCCTCAATGGGCAGGCTTAATGTCATCAAAATTCTGTTGGACAAGTGCCCTGATTGTGCTGCATTGCTCGATGGCAAGGCAAGGACATTCCTCCATGTTGCTGTGCTGAAGAAGAGGCAAAATATAGTCGCTTTTGCCTGCAAAGATCCCGGGCTTGCATCGATTCTTAACATGCGGGATGATGATTTGAACACAGTGCTACACCTAGCAGTATATTCAGGGGATCTGCATAGCTTTGGCTATCTGATATGCAACACAAAGGTACTCTTGGATCTGGCGAACAGTAAGGGGCATACCCCTCTGGATGTTTCAGAATGTGTGGTCAATCATACTGGGATTCATTACGGATCG AATGCGCAGAGCTGGATACGTCGGCTGCTGGCATCGACGACCAAGGGAGGATGTAATAGCGGTAGGCAAGACCGCTTCCGTAAAGCTCACGTCCCCAGACTAGATTACGCCGAGGAATCGAGGAAGATGACGGACTCCACCCAGTATCTGGGCATCAGCTCGGTGCTCATCGTAACAATCACATTCGCGGCGGCATTTGCACCACCCGGTGGTTACAGGCAAGACGACCATCCCAACGCTGGTGCAGCGACGCTCGCGGGGAGCTACGCCTTCGACGCATTCGTCATCTCCAACACCATGGCTTTCATCTGCTCCAGCCTAGCAACCTTTGGCCTCATGTACTCCGGCATGACCGCGATCGACCTGGGCATCCGCGCCTGGTACTTCACTGGGTCTCTCATACTGCTGCGGAGCTCGGTCAGGAGCCTGGGAGCTGCTTTTGCCGTGGGGATATACCTGGCGCTTGCTCCGGTTGCTCGCGTCACCGCCGTTATGGTTTGTGTTATCACCTCAGCCCTGGTACTCTTCGGCAACAGGTACACTGTTCACACGGTGACGCAGACGGTATCACTGCATCTCAGACTGGGAACCCGCCGGGCGTGCATGGGATTAGCTGTTACGGTCCTGGTCAACATACTGTTCGAATATTGGTCCTACATAATAATCTTTGGATTGCCTGCATGTATCAAGTATCACAACGGAAACTGA
- the LOC139835866 gene encoding uncharacterized protein: MTIEDFMSPHGRPACLAGGFKPQKNFTQIKATLPSGSYATSSRTTCRSRVEVDTQLEEAYAVAYEEYLEKIKEHDLVKDAYVQWTSNQMASFTRFMMTGVREEPLPEPPHPGPTPVFPSKEEFYIMYKRQRQLTPVSC, encoded by the exons ATGACGATAGAGGACTTCATGtcg ccgcatggacgtcctgcctgccttgctgggggtttcaagcctcagaagaacttcacgcagatcaaggctaccctcccctccggcagctacgctacctcctcgcggactacatgccgttctcgggtagaggtagat actcagctcgaggaggcctatgcagtagcttacgaggagtatctcgagaagattaaggagcatgaccttgtgaaagatgcctatgtccagtggacgagcaaccagatggcg agtttcactcggttcatgatgactggagtgcgagaggaaccactcccagagccacctcatccggggccgacgccagtgttcccgtccaaggaggagttctatatcatgtacaagcgtcagcgtcagttgaccccggtaagttgctaa